Proteins co-encoded in one Brassica rapa cultivar Chiifu-401-42 chromosome A02, CAAS_Brap_v3.01, whole genome shotgun sequence genomic window:
- the SOS3 gene encoding calcineurin B-like protein 4 isoform X1, with product MGCSLSKKKKIAIPPPGYEDPDLLASVTPFTAAEVEVLYELFKKLSSSIIEDGLIHKEEFQLALLGNRNRNNLFADRIFDVFDVKRNGVIEFGEFVRSLGVFHPNAPVHEKIKFAFKLYDLRQTGFIEREELKEMVIALLHESELVLSEDMIEVMVDKAFTETDRNNDGKIDVDEWKDLVSMNPSLIKNMTLPYLKDIKATFPSFVLSSEDEELELQNLYF from the exons ATGGGCTGCTCTctgtcgaagaagaagaaaattgcAATACCACCGCCGGGATATGAGGATCCGGACCTTCTTGCATCCGTTACGCCGT TTACGGCAGCAGAAGTTGAAGTTTTGTACGAATTGTTCAAAAAACTAAGCAGCTCAATCATCGAGGACGGTCTTATTCATAAG GAAGAGTTTCAGCTGGCTTTACTCGGAAACAGGAACCGGAACAATCTTTTCGCTGATCGG ATATTTGATGTATTTGATGTGAAACGTAATGGAGTGATCGAGTTTGGTGAATTTGTTCGGTCTTTAGGTGTCTTCCATCCAAATGCACCTGTCCATGAAAAGATCAAAT TTGCTTTCAAATTGTACGATCTAAGGCAAACTGGATTCATCGAGCGAGAAGAA TTGAAAGAGATGGTAATAGCGCTTCTTCACGAATCTGAACTTGTTCTTTCTGAAGATATGATCGAAGTAATGGTGGATAAG GCGTTTACTGAAACAGATCGCAACAATGACGGGAAAATTGATGTAGATGAGTGGAAAGATCTTGTGTCCATGAATCCGTCGCTCATCAAAAACATGACTTTGCCCTATCTAAA GGACATAAAGGCGACGTTTCCAAGTTTTGTTTTATCTAGTGAAGACGAAGAACTGGAGTTGCAAAACCTATATTTCTAA
- the SOS3 gene encoding calcineurin B-like protein 4 isoform X2 — protein MGCSLSKKKKIAIPPPGYEDPDLLASVTPFTAAEVEVLYELFKKLSSSIIEDGLIHKEEFQLALLGNRNRNNLFADRIFDVFDVKRNGVIEFGEFVRSLGVFHPNAPVHEKIKFAFKLYDLRQTGFIEREELKEMVIALLHESELVLSEDMIEVMVDKAFTETDRNNDGKIDVDEWKDLVSMNPSLIKNMTLPYLK, from the exons ATGGGCTGCTCTctgtcgaagaagaagaaaattgcAATACCACCGCCGGGATATGAGGATCCGGACCTTCTTGCATCCGTTACGCCGT TTACGGCAGCAGAAGTTGAAGTTTTGTACGAATTGTTCAAAAAACTAAGCAGCTCAATCATCGAGGACGGTCTTATTCATAAG GAAGAGTTTCAGCTGGCTTTACTCGGAAACAGGAACCGGAACAATCTTTTCGCTGATCGG ATATTTGATGTATTTGATGTGAAACGTAATGGAGTGATCGAGTTTGGTGAATTTGTTCGGTCTTTAGGTGTCTTCCATCCAAATGCACCTGTCCATGAAAAGATCAAAT TTGCTTTCAAATTGTACGATCTAAGGCAAACTGGATTCATCGAGCGAGAAGAA TTGAAAGAGATGGTAATAGCGCTTCTTCACGAATCTGAACTTGTTCTTTCTGAAGATATGATCGAAGTAATGGTGGATAAG GCGTTTACTGAAACAGATCGCAACAATGACGGGAAAATTGATGTAGATGAGTGGAAAGATCTTGTGTCCATGAATCCGTCGCTCATCAAAAACATGACTTTGCCCTATCTAAAGTGA
- the LOC103854869 gene encoding GDSL esterase/lipase At4g10955 isoform X1 produces the protein MFDQVEKHMEEEDDMVKEGLMASPREIFSISGPIHLTSIDWNNSYHRTSVASCLVQAVYTLERDRQQNRIGLKSQAHHWWEFFNFTLAETLIDQSDGSIYGAVFQYKLFSYNYHNTPYSKTPPFHVIAFRGTIMKPHSRSRDLRLDLRCVRDSLHDSTRFVHAIEVIKTAVAKTGNAAVWLAGHSLGAAVALLAGKIMTRSGFPLECYLFNPPFSSIPIEKLVKSEKLKHGVRFAGSLVKAGVAIAVKGRHHHNKGQEDDSFMKLASWIPYLYVNPLDPICSEYIGYFNHRNKMFEIGAGKIERIATRNSLRSLLTGGGGGGGGGGGGSSCSDSTSEPLHLLPSAYMTINTSKSPDFKRAHGIHQWWDPMFNGEYVLHQFNQ, from the exons ATGTTTGATCAGGTAGAGAAACacatggaagaagaagatgatatggTGAAAGAGGGGTTAATGGCCTCTCCAAGAGAAATCTTCAGCATTTCTGGTCCCATTCATCTAACTTCCATTGACTG GAATAATTCGTACCACAGAACCTCGGTGGCATCATGTTTGGTGCAAGCAGTGTACACACTGGAACGAGACAGACAGCAAAACAGGATTGGTCTCAAGTCACAAGCACATCATTGGTGGGAGTTTTTCAACTTCACTTTAGCCGAAACCTTAATCGACCAATCAGATGGATCCATATACGGCGCCGTTTTCCAGTACAAACTATTTTCTTACAACTACCATAATACCCCTTATTCGAAAACACCTCCTTTTCACGTGATCGCGTTCCGCGGCACGATCATGAAGCCGCACTCTCGGTCACGTGACCTTAGGCTCGACCTACGCTGCGTCCGAGACAGCCTCCACGACAGCACAAGATTCGTGCATGCGATAGAAGTGATCAAAACCGCGGTGGCTAAAACCGGCAATGCAGCCGTGTGGCTCGCCGGACATTCTCTTGGAGCTGCCGTGGCTTTGCTAGCCGGGAAGATTATGACGAGGTCTGGTTTTCCTCTCGAGTGTTACCTTTTCAATCCTCCTTTCTCATCTATTCCGATAGAGAAGCTAGTGAAGAGCGAGAAGCTTAAACATGGAGTTAGATTTGCCGGAAGTCTTGTCAAAGCCGGAGTAGCCATTGCTGTCAAGGGTCGCCACCATCACAATAAG GGTCAAGAAGACGATTCGTTTATGAAACTAGCATCATGGATACCTTATTTGTATGTGAATCCTTTAGATCCAATCTGCTCAGAATACATTGGTTACTTCAACCACAGAAACAAAATGTTTGAGATAGGAGCTGGAAAAATCGAGAGGATCGCTACGAGGAACTCACTTAGGAGTCTGTTGACGGGagggggaggaggaggaggaggaggaggaggaggaagctcGTGTTCGGATTCTACATCGGAACCTCTTCATCTTTTACCATCTGCGTATATGACGATAAACACTAGCAAATCCCCTGATTTTAAGAGGGCTCATGGGATCCATCAATGGTGGGATCCCATGTTCAATGGTGAATATGTTTTGCATCAGTTTAATCAATGA
- the LOC103854869 gene encoding GDSL esterase/lipase At4g10955 isoform X2, whose translation MEEEDDMVKEGLMASPREIFSISGPIHLTSIDWNNSYHRTSVASCLVQAVYTLERDRQQNRIGLKSQAHHWWEFFNFTLAETLIDQSDGSIYGAVFQYKLFSYNYHNTPYSKTPPFHVIAFRGTIMKPHSRSRDLRLDLRCVRDSLHDSTRFVHAIEVIKTAVAKTGNAAVWLAGHSLGAAVALLAGKIMTRSGFPLECYLFNPPFSSIPIEKLVKSEKLKHGVRFAGSLVKAGVAIAVKGRHHHNKGQEDDSFMKLASWIPYLYVNPLDPICSEYIGYFNHRNKMFEIGAGKIERIATRNSLRSLLTGGGGGGGGGGGGSSCSDSTSEPLHLLPSAYMTINTSKSPDFKRAHGIHQWWDPMFNGEYVLHQFNQ comes from the exons atggaagaagaagatgatatggTGAAAGAGGGGTTAATGGCCTCTCCAAGAGAAATCTTCAGCATTTCTGGTCCCATTCATCTAACTTCCATTGACTG GAATAATTCGTACCACAGAACCTCGGTGGCATCATGTTTGGTGCAAGCAGTGTACACACTGGAACGAGACAGACAGCAAAACAGGATTGGTCTCAAGTCACAAGCACATCATTGGTGGGAGTTTTTCAACTTCACTTTAGCCGAAACCTTAATCGACCAATCAGATGGATCCATATACGGCGCCGTTTTCCAGTACAAACTATTTTCTTACAACTACCATAATACCCCTTATTCGAAAACACCTCCTTTTCACGTGATCGCGTTCCGCGGCACGATCATGAAGCCGCACTCTCGGTCACGTGACCTTAGGCTCGACCTACGCTGCGTCCGAGACAGCCTCCACGACAGCACAAGATTCGTGCATGCGATAGAAGTGATCAAAACCGCGGTGGCTAAAACCGGCAATGCAGCCGTGTGGCTCGCCGGACATTCTCTTGGAGCTGCCGTGGCTTTGCTAGCCGGGAAGATTATGACGAGGTCTGGTTTTCCTCTCGAGTGTTACCTTTTCAATCCTCCTTTCTCATCTATTCCGATAGAGAAGCTAGTGAAGAGCGAGAAGCTTAAACATGGAGTTAGATTTGCCGGAAGTCTTGTCAAAGCCGGAGTAGCCATTGCTGTCAAGGGTCGCCACCATCACAATAAG GGTCAAGAAGACGATTCGTTTATGAAACTAGCATCATGGATACCTTATTTGTATGTGAATCCTTTAGATCCAATCTGCTCAGAATACATTGGTTACTTCAACCACAGAAACAAAATGTTTGAGATAGGAGCTGGAAAAATCGAGAGGATCGCTACGAGGAACTCACTTAGGAGTCTGTTGACGGGagggggaggaggaggaggaggaggaggaggaggaagctcGTGTTCGGATTCTACATCGGAACCTCTTCATCTTTTACCATCTGCGTATATGACGATAAACACTAGCAAATCCCCTGATTTTAAGAGGGCTCATGGGATCCATCAATGGTGGGATCCCATGTTCAATGGTGAATATGTTTTGCATCAGTTTAATCAATGA
- the LOC103854872 gene encoding uncharacterized protein LOC103854872, with protein sequence MKRIPRIKFPQRHSPSSSSAISSGPGPTSGSVSGGNKNITASSDVPAAPKNTAVGGKASLQPKRTPVSDKEIESIMLGGCI encoded by the exons ATGAAGAGAATTCCTCGTATCAAGTTTCCTCAGAGACACTCTCCTTCTTCCTCATCTGCTATATCCTCAG GTCCTGGACCAACGTCGGGATCTGTCTCCGGCGGCAACAAAAATATCACGGCGAGTTCAGATGTCCCGGCAGCTCCGAAGAACACTGCTGTTGGAGGAAAAGCATCTTTGCAGCCGAAACGCACACCTGTCTCCGACAAGGAAATCGAGTCTATAATG TTGGGAGGATGCATCTga